Part of the Spiribacter salinus M19-40 genome, GAGGTAAACCGACTCTCGCAGCTTGTCCCAAGTGAGCGCTCGGTAGAGAGCCGACAACGCCAAACCACCCAAAGCCCCAGCCGATGCAGCCTCAGTTGGCGTCGCCAGACCAAACAGGATCGACCCGAGCACTGCCATAATCAGCACGGCAAGCGGCACGAATGACGTAATCATCATCCACATCAGCCTCCCGAACGATAAATCGCCAACTTCTTCATTCGTTGGCTTCGGCGCTGCAGACGGCTGGAGGATGCTTCGTACCACAATGTAAGTGACATAAAGCCCAGCGAGCAGAAGGCCCGGGAAAAGCGCACCGGCATAAAGCCGCACAATCGATGTGCCCGACGCCGCTGCATACACGATCAACATGATCGAAGGTGGTATCAGGATGCCCAATGTCCCACCGGCACAGATAACGCCTGATGCGAAGGACTGGTTATACCGGGCGTTAAGCATCGCGGGCAGCGCCAGCAAACCCATCAACGTCACGACCGCGCCCACAATGCCGGTCGCTGTCGCAAATAACGTACAGGTGATGAGCGCGGCGACGGCCATGGCCCCAGGCACCCGTCGCGCAGCAATATACAAGGTCGAAAAAAGACGCTCGACAATGTTGGACCGCTCAACGATATAGCCCATGAAAAGAAACAGCGGGACCGCCGTGAGCACTTCGTTTGCCATCACCGAATAGGTTTGGTTAACAAACAAGTCAAAAATCCGGCTGTTTAAAAAGCCATTCAAATAGGCCAGCCAAACCTCAAACCCTTCGGCACCCTGCTCAACCAGCCTTTCATAACCGATCCACATCCGATCAGCATTAAAATAGGCGTAGTAGCCGAACCCGATCCCCAGGGCCATCAGCGTAAACGCGATAGGAAACCCGAGGAATATAAAGAGGATGAAGATCCCTAGCATCAGGATCCCGATTTGAGGATCGCTCATCGGTTACTCACTCCGGTATTCGGTGTATTCAGATCTTCTTGATAGCCCTGCTCAAGGAGCTGGTCCTCCAGCTCCGTAACATCGTTCACATCAGGCGGCCATTCGCCTGATCGAATGCAGACGATACAACGGAGGACCTGGGCTACCCCTTGGATGAGCAGTAGCGCTCCTCCAACCACTAGCATCGTTTTGAAGTGAAAGATCGGGATGCCTGCTGGAGAAAAAGAGCTCACTTCCATGTACCGCCAGGAACGCGCTGCGTAACTGGCACCTGCGAAGACGAGCGCGAGAACGCCCGGGAAGAAAAAAAGGAAATAAAGGATTAACTCAACAATGGCTTGGGTTCTTGGCTTCCAAAGCCGATAAAGGAAATCGCCACGAACGTGCGCATTCCGCGAAAGCGTGTAAGCGCCACCAACCATAAACAAAGTGCCGTACAGGATATAGGACATGTCATATGCCCAGGCCGTTGGCGCAGTAAAGAGGTAACGCGATAGCACCTCGTAGCCCATACCAAAGGCCATCAGAAGAATCAGCCAGGCAAAGCTCCGCCCAACCCAGGTCGTGAATCGGTCGATAAAGTGAATGGTTTGAAGCATAGGGCGCTCTTGATAGCCGACATAAAAAAACTGCCCCGGCCAAAAGGCCGAGGCAGGTCATTGGGCTCGAACACGCTTTACATGTTCAGCCGGCCTGGGAAGAAGTGCTCGTAGGCGAGCTGCAGGTCCGGCTGGTTCATGAGCTCGTAGAATACCGTGCGCTCGACCCACTCCTTCTGGCTCTCCATGCACCGACGGGAGAACTCATCCTCTTCAAGCGTTGGAATGAGCGTGCTCCAAGCCTCCAGCTGTGCTGCGAGGATCTCGTCGGACGTCCGATGAACGGTAACACCCGACTCCGTCTGAAGTGCCTGCAGGTCCGCCGAATAGCGGTCGAGTGCAGAGGCTGTATTCGATGTCGACGCGGCCTCAACGGCATGGATGAGGATGGCCCGCAGGTCATCATCAAGACTGTCGAGCATATCCCGGTTAAACAACCACTCAAACGACTCACTGGCCTGGTGATAAGACCCCAGGTAGTAGTTCTTGGCCACGTCCTGAGCACCGAAATCGCTATCGGACGACGGGTTGTTGAACTCGAATGCGTCGATGACGCCACGCTCCATGGCCGGAACGATCTCGCCACCCGGCAACTGCGCGACGGCCATGCCCATCTCCTGCAGGAGGTCCGCAGCAAGGCCCACGGTTCGATACTTGAGGCCCTCGATATCGGACACCGATGTGACATCGTCATTTTTAAACCAGCCGAATGGCTGAGAAGGCATCGGGAAGCCGAAATAACCCTCAACGTTGAAGCCCATGATGTCTTGAACGAGTTCGCGGTAGAGCTCTTTACCACCGCCTGCGTACCACCACGACATCATGTTGTTGGCATCGCCACCCCAGACCGGGCCAGTACCGAACAAGGATGCCGCTTTGTTCTTGCCATACCAGTAAACCGGCACATCATGGCCGATATCCAGAAGGCCATCGCTCACCGCATCCATGAGCTGGAAGGTTCCGACCACGGCGCCTGATGGCAGAAGGTCGATCTGAATGCGGCCGCCGGACATGCTGTGGACGCGATCAACATACTCCTGGGCGAAGTCCTGCCAGATATTGCTGGCGCCCCAGGCGGTCTGCATTTTCAGCACAATTGGCGACTGCGCATGCACGTAAGGTGCACCGACGATCGTCGTTCCGGCAGCAGCGACACCACCAGCTGCGGCGAGACTGCCCTTTAGAAATTTGCGACGTGAACCGTCTGGCTCCGTCGACTTCGCACTGACGTTGTCCACTTTGGAATCGGTCATGCTGCGCTCTCCTCCTCAATGTTGGTACGCACCCCATTGTCGCGGGGCATCGGCAGCACCAATTATTGATCCCCGCAGGGCTCGATAATTGGTCTGTCCACGAAATAGATCATATCTGTGCCCTTCGAGCAAATCACATTTGCACCTGGGGCCTAATGCTCAGCCTTCAGTGCCAGGCGGTGGGCGTGCAACAGGGGCTCCGTGTAGCCGCTGGGCTGCTCTCGGCCTTTCAGGACGAGGTCGCAAGCCGCCTGGAACGGGATGCCCGAGAAATCGGGGCCCATGGGCGTATAGGTCGGGTCGTTGGCATTCTGACGATCCACGACGCTGGCCATGCGCTTCATCGTCTCCATGACCTCTGCTTCACTGACGATCCCGTGGTGCAGCCAGTTCGCGATGTGCTGACTGGAGATACGCAGCGTCGCCCGGTCCTCCATCAAGCCGATGTCATTCACATCAGGCACTTTTGAGCAGCCGATGCCCTGGGCAACCCAACGAACGACATACCCGAGAATGCCCTGGCAATTGTTCTCGAGCTCCTCACGAATCTCCTCGGCGCTCCAGGTGGGGTTGGCCTCCACCGGTACCGTCAGCAAGTCATCCAGACTCGCCCGGCGCTGGCCTGCAAGCTTTTGCTGCTCGGCACGCACATCGACTTGGTGATA contains:
- a CDS encoding TRAP transporter substrate-binding protein, translated to MTDSKVDNVSAKSTEPDGSRRKFLKGSLAAAGGVAAAGTTIVGAPYVHAQSPIVLKMQTAWGASNIWQDFAQEYVDRVHSMSGGRIQIDLLPSGAVVGTFQLMDAVSDGLLDIGHDVPVYWYGKNKAASLFGTGPVWGGDANNMMSWWYAGGGKELYRELVQDIMGFNVEGYFGFPMPSQPFGWFKNDDVTSVSDIEGLKYRTVGLAADLLQEMGMAVAQLPGGEIVPAMERGVIDAFEFNNPSSDSDFGAQDVAKNYYLGSYHQASESFEWLFNRDMLDSLDDDLRAILIHAVEAASTSNTASALDRYSADLQALQTESGVTVHRTSDEILAAQLEAWSTLIPTLEEDEFSRRCMESQKEWVERTVFYELMNQPDLQLAYEHFFPGRLNM
- a CDS encoding TRAP transporter large permease, whose translation is MSDPQIGILMLGIFILFIFLGFPIAFTLMALGIGFGYYAYFNADRMWIGYERLVEQGAEGFEVWLAYLNGFLNSRIFDLFVNQTYSVMANEVLTAVPLFLFMGYIVERSNIVERLFSTLYIAARRVPGAMAVAALITCTLFATATGIVGAVVTLMGLLALPAMLNARYNQSFASGVICAGGTLGILIPPSIMLIVYAAASGTSIVRLYAGALFPGLLLAGLYVTYIVVRSILQPSAAPKPTNEEVGDLSFGRLMWMMITSFVPLAVLIMAVLGSILFGLATPTEAASAGALGGLALSALYRALTWDKLRESVYLTLKTTAMVCWLFVGSWTFSSVFSYLGGEHLITEFVVGLDLNTITFLILAQLIIFLLGWPLEWSEIIIIFVPIFLPLLDIFGVDPLFFGILVALNLQTSFLTPPMAMSAYYLKGIAPPSVQLIEIFKGCMPFLLFVVVAMVVLYVFPQIVFWLPDTIYG
- a CDS encoding TRAP transporter small permease subunit, with protein sequence MLQTIHFIDRFTTWVGRSFAWLILLMAFGMGYEVLSRYLFTAPTAWAYDMSYILYGTLFMVGGAYTLSRNAHVRGDFLYRLWKPRTQAIVELILYFLFFFPGVLALVFAGASYAARSWRYMEVSSFSPAGIPIFHFKTMLVVGGALLLIQGVAQVLRCIVCIRSGEWPPDVNDVTELEDQLLEQGYQEDLNTPNTGVSNR